From a region of the Alnus glutinosa chromosome 1, dhAlnGlut1.1, whole genome shotgun sequence genome:
- the LOC133874665 gene encoding acylamino-acid-releasing enzyme-like isoform X2, translating to MARLLCITTSSYWCVNFKSNLLRPPFPPPISSRRLTLLRPTSLFSRLSAPLAMDDSKAGPIKEMPLGLDATMEEEYASQSKLLQEFTSISNIDKAWIFKSDGGIGSQAMFSISQANLLANKRRKFIVSAHISQETNSTSSFQWAPFPVEMTGVSTIVPSPSGSKLLVVRNPENESASKFEIWGSSQLEKEFHIPQSVHGSVYTDGWFEGVSWNSDETLIAYVAEEPSPSKPTFNDLGYKKGGSTDKDYSSWKGQGDWEEDWGESYAGKRQPALFVININSGEVQAVKGIEKSLSVGQVVWAPSTKGVCQYLVFVGWSSDTRKLGIKYCYNRPCALYAVRAPLYKSEASGLELKDSSNEDMPAVNLTQHINSAFFPRFSPDGNSLVFLSARSSVDSGAHCATDSLHRIDWPTDVKLWPSAKIVDVIPVVMCADDGCFPGLYFSSILSNPWLSDGCTMIISSIWNSSQVILSVNVLSGEVLRISPANSNFSWNVLTVDGNNIVAVSSSPVDVPQIKYGCIVEKATAWSWLDISSSIFKCSEKVKSLLSSLQFSIMKIPVKDVSDGLTKGASKPFEAIFVSSNSKESNACNPLIVILHGGPHAVSISSFSKSLAFLSSIGYNLLIVNYRGSLGFGEEALQSLLGKVGSQDVNDVLTAIDHVIDKGLASPSKITVLGGSHGGFLTTHLIGQAPDKFVAAAVRNPVCNLALMVGTTDIPDWCYVEAYGSKGKDSFTEAPSAEQLTLFHSKSPISHLSKVKTPILFLLGAQDLRVPVSNGLQYTRALKEKGAVVKVIVFPNDTHAIDRPQSDFESFLNIGVWFRKYCK from the exons ATGGCCAGGTTGCTATGCATCACTACCTCCTCGTATTGGTGCGTGAACTTTAAGTCCAACTTGCTCCGCCCTCCATTCCCTCCTCCTATCTCCTCTCGTCGTCTCACTCTTCTAAGACCAACTTCTCTCTTCTCAAG ACTTTCAGCCCCCTTAGCCATGGATGATTCTAAAGCTGGCCCAATAAAGGAAATGCCACTGGGATTAGATGCAACAATGGAGGAAGAGTATGCTTCACAATCTAAGTTACTTCAAGAGTTCACTAGTATATCCAACATTGACAAGGCATGGATTTTCAAGTCTGATGGTG GAATAGGTTCTCAGGCAATGTTTTCAATTAGCCAAGCAAATCTATTGGCAAACAAGAGGAGGAAATTTATTGTATCTGCTCATATCTCTCAAGAAACTAATAGTACATCAAGCTTTCAATGGGCCCCGTTTCCTGTTGAGATGACAGGAGTGTCTACAATTGTTCCATCACCATCAGGTTCAAAGCTTCTTGTAGTTCGCAACCCTGAAAATGAGTCTGCttctaaatttgaaatttggggTTCATCTCAGTTAGAAAAGGAGTTCCACATTCCTCAATCTGTTCATGGCTCAGTATATACTGATGGATG GTTTGAGGGGGTTTCTTGGAATTCTGATGAAACTCTCATTGCTTATGTTGCTGAGGAACCATCCCCCTCCAAGCCCACCTTTAATGACCTCGGCTACAAGAAAGGTGGTTCCACCGATAAGGATTACAGTAGCTGGAAAGGTCAAGGGGATTGGGAGGAGGACTGGGGAGAATCCTATGCAGGAAAAAGGCAGCCTGCGCTTTTTGTCATCAACATTAATAG TGGAGAGGTACAGGCTGTTAAAGGAATTGAGAAGTCTTTGAGCGTTGGCCAAGTTGTGTGGGCTCCATCAACTAAAGGCGTGTGTCaatatttggtttttgttgggTGGTCATCGGATACAAGAAAGCTTGGTATAAAATACTGCTATAACAGGCCCTGTGCACTATATGCAGTTAGGGCACCACTTTATAAGTCAGAAGCCAGTGGACTTGAACTCAA AGATAGCTCAAATGAAGATATGCCCGCTGTTAATCTAACTCAACACATAAACAGTGCCTTCTTTCCACGGTTCAG CCCAGATGGAAATTCCCTAGTGTTTTTAAGCGCAAGAAGTTCTGTGGATTCTGGGGCACATTGCGCGACAGATTCACTTCACAGAATTGATTGGCCAACTGATGTAAAGCTGTGGCCATCTgccaaaattgttgatgtg ATTCCTGTTGTGATGTGTGCTGATGATGGTTGCTTCCCGGGGCTGTACTTTTCAAGTATCCTTAGCAATCCATGGCTTTCTGATGGATGCACTATGATTATATCTTCTATATGGAACAGCAGTCAAGTAATACTTTCTGTGAATGTGTTGAG TGGGGAAGTGTTACGTATCAGCCCTGCCAATTCAAATTTTTCGTGGAATGTTCTTACAGTGGATGGGAACAATATTGTTGCTG TGTCTAGCAGTCCAGTAGACGTTCCTCAAATCAAGTATGGTTGCATTGTTGAGAAAGCAACTGCATGGAGTTGGCTAGACATATCAAGTTCCATATTTAAGTGCTCTGAGAAG GTTAAATCTTTGCTCTCATCTCTTCAGTTCAGTATAATGAAGATACCAGTCAAGGATGTTTCTGATGGCCTCACAAAAG gTGCCAGCAAGCCTTTTGAAGCTATTTTTGTATCTTCCAACTCCAAGGAAAGCAATGCTTGTAATCCACTAATCGTTATTCTTCATGGAGGCCCACATGCTGTTTCGATATCAAGCTTTTCAAAGTCCCTGGCATTTCTCTCTTCAATTGGATACAACTTATTGATTGTAAACTATAG AGGTTCATTGGGATTTGGTGAAGAAGCATTGCAATCTCTTCTAGGGAAAGTTGGGTCTCAG GATGTCAATGATGTACTCACAGCGATAGATCATGTAATTGACAAGGGACTGGCCAGTCCATCAAAAATTACAGTACTTGGTGGTTCCCATGGTGGCTTTCTGACAACCCACTTGATTGGCCAG GCGCCAGATAAGTTTGTTGCTGCAGCTGTGAGGAATCCTGTCTGTAACCTTGCATTGATGGTTGGTACAACAGATATCCCTGATTGGTGCTATGTAGAGGCCTATGGAAGCAAGGGGAAAGATAGCTTTACTGAAGCCCCTTCAGCTGAACAACTGACTCTCTTTCACAGCAAGTCTCCTATTTCACACCTCTCAAAG GTCAAAACAccaatcctttttcttttaggtGCTCAGGATCTCCGTGTTCCAGTTTCTAATGGATTGCAA TATACCCGGGCCCTTAAAGAGAAAGGTGCTGTGGTTAAAGTCATTGTGTTTCCCAATGATACTCATGCAATTGATAG GCCACAATCTGACTTTGAAAGCTTTCTTAATATTGGGGTTTGGTTCAGGAAGTATTGTAAATGA
- the LOC133874665 gene encoding acylamino-acid-releasing enzyme-like isoform X1, with protein sequence MARLLCITTSSYWCVNFKSNLLRPPFPPPISSRRLTLLRPTSLFSSKRLSAPLAMDDSKAGPIKEMPLGLDATMEEEYASQSKLLQEFTSISNIDKAWIFKSDGGIGSQAMFSISQANLLANKRRKFIVSAHISQETNSTSSFQWAPFPVEMTGVSTIVPSPSGSKLLVVRNPENESASKFEIWGSSQLEKEFHIPQSVHGSVYTDGWFEGVSWNSDETLIAYVAEEPSPSKPTFNDLGYKKGGSTDKDYSSWKGQGDWEEDWGESYAGKRQPALFVININSGEVQAVKGIEKSLSVGQVVWAPSTKGVCQYLVFVGWSSDTRKLGIKYCYNRPCALYAVRAPLYKSEASGLELKDSSNEDMPAVNLTQHINSAFFPRFSPDGNSLVFLSARSSVDSGAHCATDSLHRIDWPTDVKLWPSAKIVDVIPVVMCADDGCFPGLYFSSILSNPWLSDGCTMIISSIWNSSQVILSVNVLSGEVLRISPANSNFSWNVLTVDGNNIVAVSSSPVDVPQIKYGCIVEKATAWSWLDISSSIFKCSEKVKSLLSSLQFSIMKIPVKDVSDGLTKGASKPFEAIFVSSNSKESNACNPLIVILHGGPHAVSISSFSKSLAFLSSIGYNLLIVNYRGSLGFGEEALQSLLGKVGSQDVNDVLTAIDHVIDKGLASPSKITVLGGSHGGFLTTHLIGQAPDKFVAAAVRNPVCNLALMVGTTDIPDWCYVEAYGSKGKDSFTEAPSAEQLTLFHSKSPISHLSKVKTPILFLLGAQDLRVPVSNGLQYTRALKEKGAVVKVIVFPNDTHAIDRPQSDFESFLNIGVWFRKYCK encoded by the exons ATGGCCAGGTTGCTATGCATCACTACCTCCTCGTATTGGTGCGTGAACTTTAAGTCCAACTTGCTCCGCCCTCCATTCCCTCCTCCTATCTCCTCTCGTCGTCTCACTCTTCTAAGACCAACTTCTCTCTTCTCAAG TAAAAGACTTTCAGCCCCCTTAGCCATGGATGATTCTAAAGCTGGCCCAATAAAGGAAATGCCACTGGGATTAGATGCAACAATGGAGGAAGAGTATGCTTCACAATCTAAGTTACTTCAAGAGTTCACTAGTATATCCAACATTGACAAGGCATGGATTTTCAAGTCTGATGGTG GAATAGGTTCTCAGGCAATGTTTTCAATTAGCCAAGCAAATCTATTGGCAAACAAGAGGAGGAAATTTATTGTATCTGCTCATATCTCTCAAGAAACTAATAGTACATCAAGCTTTCAATGGGCCCCGTTTCCTGTTGAGATGACAGGAGTGTCTACAATTGTTCCATCACCATCAGGTTCAAAGCTTCTTGTAGTTCGCAACCCTGAAAATGAGTCTGCttctaaatttgaaatttggggTTCATCTCAGTTAGAAAAGGAGTTCCACATTCCTCAATCTGTTCATGGCTCAGTATATACTGATGGATG GTTTGAGGGGGTTTCTTGGAATTCTGATGAAACTCTCATTGCTTATGTTGCTGAGGAACCATCCCCCTCCAAGCCCACCTTTAATGACCTCGGCTACAAGAAAGGTGGTTCCACCGATAAGGATTACAGTAGCTGGAAAGGTCAAGGGGATTGGGAGGAGGACTGGGGAGAATCCTATGCAGGAAAAAGGCAGCCTGCGCTTTTTGTCATCAACATTAATAG TGGAGAGGTACAGGCTGTTAAAGGAATTGAGAAGTCTTTGAGCGTTGGCCAAGTTGTGTGGGCTCCATCAACTAAAGGCGTGTGTCaatatttggtttttgttgggTGGTCATCGGATACAAGAAAGCTTGGTATAAAATACTGCTATAACAGGCCCTGTGCACTATATGCAGTTAGGGCACCACTTTATAAGTCAGAAGCCAGTGGACTTGAACTCAA AGATAGCTCAAATGAAGATATGCCCGCTGTTAATCTAACTCAACACATAAACAGTGCCTTCTTTCCACGGTTCAG CCCAGATGGAAATTCCCTAGTGTTTTTAAGCGCAAGAAGTTCTGTGGATTCTGGGGCACATTGCGCGACAGATTCACTTCACAGAATTGATTGGCCAACTGATGTAAAGCTGTGGCCATCTgccaaaattgttgatgtg ATTCCTGTTGTGATGTGTGCTGATGATGGTTGCTTCCCGGGGCTGTACTTTTCAAGTATCCTTAGCAATCCATGGCTTTCTGATGGATGCACTATGATTATATCTTCTATATGGAACAGCAGTCAAGTAATACTTTCTGTGAATGTGTTGAG TGGGGAAGTGTTACGTATCAGCCCTGCCAATTCAAATTTTTCGTGGAATGTTCTTACAGTGGATGGGAACAATATTGTTGCTG TGTCTAGCAGTCCAGTAGACGTTCCTCAAATCAAGTATGGTTGCATTGTTGAGAAAGCAACTGCATGGAGTTGGCTAGACATATCAAGTTCCATATTTAAGTGCTCTGAGAAG GTTAAATCTTTGCTCTCATCTCTTCAGTTCAGTATAATGAAGATACCAGTCAAGGATGTTTCTGATGGCCTCACAAAAG gTGCCAGCAAGCCTTTTGAAGCTATTTTTGTATCTTCCAACTCCAAGGAAAGCAATGCTTGTAATCCACTAATCGTTATTCTTCATGGAGGCCCACATGCTGTTTCGATATCAAGCTTTTCAAAGTCCCTGGCATTTCTCTCTTCAATTGGATACAACTTATTGATTGTAAACTATAG AGGTTCATTGGGATTTGGTGAAGAAGCATTGCAATCTCTTCTAGGGAAAGTTGGGTCTCAG GATGTCAATGATGTACTCACAGCGATAGATCATGTAATTGACAAGGGACTGGCCAGTCCATCAAAAATTACAGTACTTGGTGGTTCCCATGGTGGCTTTCTGACAACCCACTTGATTGGCCAG GCGCCAGATAAGTTTGTTGCTGCAGCTGTGAGGAATCCTGTCTGTAACCTTGCATTGATGGTTGGTACAACAGATATCCCTGATTGGTGCTATGTAGAGGCCTATGGAAGCAAGGGGAAAGATAGCTTTACTGAAGCCCCTTCAGCTGAACAACTGACTCTCTTTCACAGCAAGTCTCCTATTTCACACCTCTCAAAG GTCAAAACAccaatcctttttcttttaggtGCTCAGGATCTCCGTGTTCCAGTTTCTAATGGATTGCAA TATACCCGGGCCCTTAAAGAGAAAGGTGCTGTGGTTAAAGTCATTGTGTTTCCCAATGATACTCATGCAATTGATAG GCCACAATCTGACTTTGAAAGCTTTCTTAATATTGGGGTTTGGTTCAGGAAGTATTGTAAATGA
- the LOC133874665 gene encoding acylamino-acid-releasing enzyme-like isoform X3 produces MDDSKAGPIKEMPLGLDATMEEEYASQSKLLQEFTSISNIDKAWIFKSDGGIGSQAMFSISQANLLANKRRKFIVSAHISQETNSTSSFQWAPFPVEMTGVSTIVPSPSGSKLLVVRNPENESASKFEIWGSSQLEKEFHIPQSVHGSVYTDGWFEGVSWNSDETLIAYVAEEPSPSKPTFNDLGYKKGGSTDKDYSSWKGQGDWEEDWGESYAGKRQPALFVININSGEVQAVKGIEKSLSVGQVVWAPSTKGVCQYLVFVGWSSDTRKLGIKYCYNRPCALYAVRAPLYKSEASGLELKDSSNEDMPAVNLTQHINSAFFPRFSPDGNSLVFLSARSSVDSGAHCATDSLHRIDWPTDVKLWPSAKIVDVIPVVMCADDGCFPGLYFSSILSNPWLSDGCTMIISSIWNSSQVILSVNVLSGEVLRISPANSNFSWNVLTVDGNNIVAVSSSPVDVPQIKYGCIVEKATAWSWLDISSSIFKCSEKVKSLLSSLQFSIMKIPVKDVSDGLTKGASKPFEAIFVSSNSKESNACNPLIVILHGGPHAVSISSFSKSLAFLSSIGYNLLIVNYRGSLGFGEEALQSLLGKVGSQDVNDVLTAIDHVIDKGLASPSKITVLGGSHGGFLTTHLIGQAPDKFVAAAVRNPVCNLALMVGTTDIPDWCYVEAYGSKGKDSFTEAPSAEQLTLFHSKSPISHLSKVKTPILFLLGAQDLRVPVSNGLQYTRALKEKGAVVKVIVFPNDTHAIDRPQSDFESFLNIGVWFRKYCK; encoded by the exons ATGGATGATTCTAAAGCTGGCCCAATAAAGGAAATGCCACTGGGATTAGATGCAACAATGGAGGAAGAGTATGCTTCACAATCTAAGTTACTTCAAGAGTTCACTAGTATATCCAACATTGACAAGGCATGGATTTTCAAGTCTGATGGTG GAATAGGTTCTCAGGCAATGTTTTCAATTAGCCAAGCAAATCTATTGGCAAACAAGAGGAGGAAATTTATTGTATCTGCTCATATCTCTCAAGAAACTAATAGTACATCAAGCTTTCAATGGGCCCCGTTTCCTGTTGAGATGACAGGAGTGTCTACAATTGTTCCATCACCATCAGGTTCAAAGCTTCTTGTAGTTCGCAACCCTGAAAATGAGTCTGCttctaaatttgaaatttggggTTCATCTCAGTTAGAAAAGGAGTTCCACATTCCTCAATCTGTTCATGGCTCAGTATATACTGATGGATG GTTTGAGGGGGTTTCTTGGAATTCTGATGAAACTCTCATTGCTTATGTTGCTGAGGAACCATCCCCCTCCAAGCCCACCTTTAATGACCTCGGCTACAAGAAAGGTGGTTCCACCGATAAGGATTACAGTAGCTGGAAAGGTCAAGGGGATTGGGAGGAGGACTGGGGAGAATCCTATGCAGGAAAAAGGCAGCCTGCGCTTTTTGTCATCAACATTAATAG TGGAGAGGTACAGGCTGTTAAAGGAATTGAGAAGTCTTTGAGCGTTGGCCAAGTTGTGTGGGCTCCATCAACTAAAGGCGTGTGTCaatatttggtttttgttgggTGGTCATCGGATACAAGAAAGCTTGGTATAAAATACTGCTATAACAGGCCCTGTGCACTATATGCAGTTAGGGCACCACTTTATAAGTCAGAAGCCAGTGGACTTGAACTCAA AGATAGCTCAAATGAAGATATGCCCGCTGTTAATCTAACTCAACACATAAACAGTGCCTTCTTTCCACGGTTCAG CCCAGATGGAAATTCCCTAGTGTTTTTAAGCGCAAGAAGTTCTGTGGATTCTGGGGCACATTGCGCGACAGATTCACTTCACAGAATTGATTGGCCAACTGATGTAAAGCTGTGGCCATCTgccaaaattgttgatgtg ATTCCTGTTGTGATGTGTGCTGATGATGGTTGCTTCCCGGGGCTGTACTTTTCAAGTATCCTTAGCAATCCATGGCTTTCTGATGGATGCACTATGATTATATCTTCTATATGGAACAGCAGTCAAGTAATACTTTCTGTGAATGTGTTGAG TGGGGAAGTGTTACGTATCAGCCCTGCCAATTCAAATTTTTCGTGGAATGTTCTTACAGTGGATGGGAACAATATTGTTGCTG TGTCTAGCAGTCCAGTAGACGTTCCTCAAATCAAGTATGGTTGCATTGTTGAGAAAGCAACTGCATGGAGTTGGCTAGACATATCAAGTTCCATATTTAAGTGCTCTGAGAAG GTTAAATCTTTGCTCTCATCTCTTCAGTTCAGTATAATGAAGATACCAGTCAAGGATGTTTCTGATGGCCTCACAAAAG gTGCCAGCAAGCCTTTTGAAGCTATTTTTGTATCTTCCAACTCCAAGGAAAGCAATGCTTGTAATCCACTAATCGTTATTCTTCATGGAGGCCCACATGCTGTTTCGATATCAAGCTTTTCAAAGTCCCTGGCATTTCTCTCTTCAATTGGATACAACTTATTGATTGTAAACTATAG AGGTTCATTGGGATTTGGTGAAGAAGCATTGCAATCTCTTCTAGGGAAAGTTGGGTCTCAG GATGTCAATGATGTACTCACAGCGATAGATCATGTAATTGACAAGGGACTGGCCAGTCCATCAAAAATTACAGTACTTGGTGGTTCCCATGGTGGCTTTCTGACAACCCACTTGATTGGCCAG GCGCCAGATAAGTTTGTTGCTGCAGCTGTGAGGAATCCTGTCTGTAACCTTGCATTGATGGTTGGTACAACAGATATCCCTGATTGGTGCTATGTAGAGGCCTATGGAAGCAAGGGGAAAGATAGCTTTACTGAAGCCCCTTCAGCTGAACAACTGACTCTCTTTCACAGCAAGTCTCCTATTTCACACCTCTCAAAG GTCAAAACAccaatcctttttcttttaggtGCTCAGGATCTCCGTGTTCCAGTTTCTAATGGATTGCAA TATACCCGGGCCCTTAAAGAGAAAGGTGCTGTGGTTAAAGTCATTGTGTTTCCCAATGATACTCATGCAATTGATAG GCCACAATCTGACTTTGAAAGCTTTCTTAATATTGGGGTTTGGTTCAGGAAGTATTGTAAATGA